One genomic region from Skermania piniformis encodes:
- a CDS encoding PDR/VanB family oxidoreductase, with protein MHSPSAPTATSTGDHTLVLERKKTIADGVVELLLYSAAPLPVWAPGAHIDLVFADDLIRQYSLCGDPADRHHYRLGILREPAGRGGSAFAHDWLDEGAAVVVRGPRNHFPLVTAPGYRFVAGGIGITPILPMIRAAEAAGADWQLLYGGRRHESMAFLDELESYGTRVRFQPEDTAGRLDLDALLATPLPDTVIYSCGPEALLQAVEQRCSSWPAGSLHLERFAAVEQDHSADTAFEVVFEQSGVTATVPAGVSILDVAAEHGVFALRSCSEGVCGTCETVLLDGEPDHRDAVLSAEDRADNCFIPCVSRCRSARLVLDL; from the coding sequence ATGCACAGCCCGAGCGCCCCTACGGCCACCTCGACCGGCGACCACACCCTGGTGCTGGAGCGGAAGAAGACCATCGCGGACGGAGTAGTCGAGCTGCTGCTGTACTCCGCTGCCCCGCTCCCGGTCTGGGCGCCCGGAGCGCACATCGACCTGGTTTTCGCCGACGACCTGATCCGGCAGTACTCGCTGTGTGGCGATCCCGCCGACCGCCACCACTACCGCCTCGGCATCCTGCGCGAGCCGGCCGGCCGCGGTGGGAGCGCCTTCGCGCACGACTGGCTCGACGAGGGCGCCGCCGTCGTCGTCCGCGGACCGCGCAATCACTTCCCGCTGGTCACCGCACCCGGCTACCGATTCGTCGCCGGCGGAATCGGCATCACGCCGATCCTGCCGATGATCCGGGCAGCAGAGGCCGCGGGTGCCGACTGGCAGCTGCTCTACGGCGGCCGCCGACACGAGTCCATGGCGTTCCTGGACGAGCTGGAAAGCTACGGCACGCGAGTCCGGTTCCAGCCGGAAGACACCGCGGGCCGGCTCGATCTCGACGCCCTCCTCGCCACCCCGCTGCCGGACACCGTGATCTACAGCTGCGGACCCGAAGCCCTGCTCCAAGCGGTGGAGCAGCGATGCAGTAGCTGGCCGGCCGGGAGCCTCCATCTCGAGCGCTTCGCCGCGGTCGAGCAGGATCACAGCGCCGACACCGCGTTCGAGGTGGTCTTCGAGCAGTCGGGGGTCACGGCAACCGTGCCGGCGGGGGTCTCGATCCTCGACGTCGCCGCCGAGCACGGCGTCTTCGCCCTCCGCTCGTGCAGCGAAGGAGTCTGCGGCACCTGCGAAACCGTGCTGCTCGACGGCGAGCCCGACCATCGCGACGCCGTGCTCAGCGCCGAGGACCGCGCCGACAACTGCTTCATTCCCTGCGTATCGCGCTGCCGCTCGGCCCGACTCGTCCTCGATCTCTGA
- a CDS encoding asparaginase, whose translation MSTELVEVRRSGFREGVHRGSLIVLSPDGRAEVTLGVVDEPIFPRSTNKPMQATALLRAGFEPVDRTELAIATASHYGEPEHLRLVRRLLDRFDLSTDHLRCPPELPTDEPARARAVQHGGPSRIAMNCSGKHAAMLATCRVNGWPIDSYLDPAHPAQCAVLATVSALTDEPEPATLGTDGCGAPIVPVSLRGLARAFGRFAIAAAGTPERRVADAIRGAPYVISGTGAADLQLVTAVPGLVTKAGADGVHAGALPDGTAFAFKIDDGGERARLPLAAAILRRMGADVPIELLTSPVLGGGEPVGMVRVLPGRL comes from the coding sequence ATGAGCACCGAACTCGTCGAGGTGCGTCGTTCCGGTTTCCGGGAAGGGGTACATCGCGGATCGTTGATCGTGCTGTCGCCGGACGGCCGGGCCGAGGTAACGCTCGGCGTCGTGGACGAACCGATCTTCCCCCGCTCGACCAACAAGCCGATGCAGGCAACCGCGCTGCTTCGGGCGGGTTTCGAGCCCGTCGACCGAACCGAACTCGCGATCGCCACCGCCTCGCACTACGGCGAGCCCGAACATCTCCGACTGGTGCGCCGGCTGCTGGACCGGTTCGACCTGTCCACCGATCACCTCCGCTGCCCACCGGAGCTACCCACCGACGAGCCAGCCCGGGCCCGGGCCGTACAGCACGGCGGCCCGAGCCGGATCGCGATGAACTGCTCGGGCAAGCATGCCGCGATGCTGGCAACCTGCCGGGTGAACGGCTGGCCGATCGACAGCTATCTCGATCCGGCGCACCCGGCGCAGTGCGCGGTGCTCGCCACCGTCAGCGCACTCACCGACGAACCCGAGCCGGCCACGCTGGGCACGGACGGCTGCGGCGCGCCGATCGTGCCCGTTTCGCTGCGCGGCCTGGCCCGGGCCTTCGGTCGGTTCGCCATCGCCGCCGCCGGCACCCCCGAACGGCGTGTCGCGGATGCGATTCGCGGCGCGCCGTATGTGATCTCCGGCACCGGCGCCGCCGATCTGCAACTCGTGACGGCGGTGCCCGGACTGGTCACCAAGGCCGGCGCGGACGGAGTGCACGCCGGTGCGCTGCCGGACGGGACCGCATTTGCCTTCAAGATCGACGACGGCGGGGAGCGGGCGCGGCTGCCCCTGGCTGCGGCGATCCTGCGGCGAATGGGCGCCGACGTACCGATCGAGCTGCTGACTTCGCCGGTGCTCGGCGGTGGTGAACCGGTCGGTATGGTCCGGGTATTGCCAGGCCGGCTATAA
- a CDS encoding DUF3073 domain-containing protein, protein MGRGRAKAKQTKVARELKYSSPATDFDSLQRELSGDSTSSHRSGVRSGDPYETPRWDDDDEDDWRSAR, encoded by the coding sequence ATGGGCCGCGGCCGGGCTAAAGCAAAACAGACGAAGGTGGCTCGGGAGCTCAAGTACAGCTCACCGGCAACGGACTTCGACAGCCTGCAGCGAGAGCTGTCGGGCGACTCGACCAGCTCGCACCGTAGCGGCGTACGTTCCGGCGATCCCTACGAGACGCCGCGATGGGACGACGATGACGAGGACGACTGGCGCTCAGCCCGCTGA
- a CDS encoding cytochrome P450 produces MTTAAVQRTYDPIELSSEAFWSKTARERDESFATLRQDRPVSWQPPAYGSLMPVDDDPGYWAVVRHADVVAVSKQNAIFSSAPELGGVMFENAPAELLRASQSILTMDEPEHGITRRILSKAFSPRQVRQIEQQINAQATAIVDDFLAEGPRDFVEQVSMRLPLWTISEMLGVPAEDREQLVRAVDDMVGYNDPEYIGDRNPFMCVFEGMTSLHQIGERLITARRAEPGEDLMSALVNAEVDGQRLTDEELKSYFCLLAVAGNDTTRNTTSHGAKALFDHPEQKQALIDDFDRLIGPAVEEFLRWGTPVMTFRRTAKEDVVLGGQQIAAGDKVVMFYSSANRDEQVFVDPWRFDITRNPNPHVAFGGGGVHFCLGSHVARMQMKALFRELLTRAPELQFGEPEYVAGHFMHAIKRLPCTG; encoded by the coding sequence ATGACCACCGCAGCAGTGCAGCGCACCTACGATCCGATCGAACTGTCCAGCGAGGCGTTCTGGTCGAAGACTGCACGCGAGCGTGACGAGTCGTTCGCCACGCTGCGGCAGGACCGGCCGGTGTCCTGGCAGCCGCCCGCGTACGGCTCGTTGATGCCCGTCGACGACGACCCGGGCTACTGGGCCGTCGTCCGGCACGCGGACGTCGTTGCGGTGAGCAAGCAGAACGCGATCTTCTCGTCGGCGCCCGAACTGGGCGGCGTCATGTTCGAGAACGCACCGGCGGAGCTGTTGCGGGCGTCGCAGTCGATCCTCACCATGGACGAGCCGGAGCACGGGATCACCCGGCGCATCCTGTCGAAGGCGTTCAGCCCCCGGCAGGTTCGGCAGATCGAACAGCAGATCAATGCGCAGGCGACCGCGATCGTGGACGACTTCCTCGCCGAAGGTCCGCGGGATTTCGTCGAACAGGTCTCGATGCGGCTGCCGTTGTGGACGATCTCGGAGATGCTGGGCGTGCCGGCGGAGGATCGGGAGCAATTGGTCCGGGCCGTCGACGACATGGTCGGGTACAACGACCCGGAGTACATCGGCGACCGCAATCCGTTCATGTGCGTCTTCGAGGGCATGACGTCGCTGCACCAGATCGGCGAGCGGCTGATCACGGCGCGGCGGGCGGAGCCGGGCGAGGACCTGATGTCCGCGCTGGTGAACGCGGAGGTGGATGGGCAGCGGCTCACCGACGAGGAATTGAAGTCGTACTTCTGTCTGCTCGCGGTGGCCGGAAACGACACCACCCGCAACACCACGAGCCACGGTGCCAAGGCATTGTTCGACCACCCGGAGCAGAAGCAGGCGCTGATCGACGACTTCGACCGGCTGATCGGGCCCGCGGTCGAGGAGTTCCTCCGCTGGGGCACCCCGGTGATGACCTTCCGGCGCACCGCGAAGGAGGATGTGGTCCTGGGCGGCCAGCAGATCGCGGCGGGCGACAAGGTGGTGATGTTCTACTCCTCGGCGAACCGGGACGAGCAGGTGTTCGTCGACCCGTGGCGGTTCGACATCACCCGTAATCCCAATCCGCACGTGGCGTTCGGTGGCGGCGGGGTGCATTTCTGCCTCGGCAGCCACGTGGCTCGGATGCAGATGAAGGCGTTGTTCCGGGAATTGCTCACCCGCGCACCGGAGTTGCAGTTCGGCGAGCCGGAGTACGTCGCCGGGCACTTCATGCATGCGATCAAGCGGCTGCCCTGCACCGGGTGA
- the purM gene encoding phosphoribosylformylglycinamidine cyclo-ligase — protein sequence MTDPIRYRRPGVSYAEAGVDIAAGDRAVELFGPLAKRASRPEVQGGIGGFAGLFALKRAYREPLIAASTDGVGTKIAIARAMDRHDTIGLDLTAMVVDDLVVCGAEPLFLQDYIAVGKVIPERVADVVSGIADGCVRAGCALLGGETAEHPGLMGDDDYDISATAVGVVEADAVLGPDRVRPGDVVIAMGSSGLHANGYSLVRKVLLELNRMPLGGHVEEFGRTLGEELLEPTRIYAKDCLALVAETDIRTFAHVTGGGLAANLSRVMPAGLVAELDRRTWTPAPVFALLSHRGRIERAEMERTFNMGVGMVAVVAPEDADRALAVLTARHVECWTLGSVRKATGDERAVLVGDHPRF from the coding sequence ATGACCGATCCGATCCGCTACCGTCGTCCAGGAGTTTCCTACGCCGAGGCCGGGGTGGACATCGCTGCCGGTGATCGTGCCGTCGAACTGTTCGGTCCGCTTGCCAAGCGGGCCAGTCGGCCGGAGGTGCAGGGCGGTATCGGCGGCTTCGCCGGTTTGTTCGCGCTCAAGCGGGCGTATCGCGAGCCGCTGATCGCGGCGTCGACCGACGGTGTCGGGACCAAGATTGCGATCGCCCGGGCGATGGACCGCCACGACACCATCGGGCTGGATCTGACCGCGATGGTGGTCGACGATCTGGTGGTGTGCGGGGCCGAGCCGCTGTTCCTGCAGGACTACATCGCGGTCGGCAAGGTGATTCCCGAGCGCGTCGCCGACGTGGTGTCCGGCATCGCCGACGGCTGCGTCCGGGCGGGCTGTGCCCTGCTCGGTGGGGAGACCGCCGAACACCCCGGCCTGATGGGCGACGACGACTACGACATTTCGGCGACCGCGGTGGGTGTGGTCGAAGCCGACGCCGTACTGGGGCCCGACCGGGTCCGTCCCGGCGACGTGGTGATCGCGATGGGCTCGTCCGGCCTGCATGCCAACGGGTACAGCCTGGTCCGCAAGGTGTTGCTCGAGCTGAATCGGATGCCGTTGGGCGGGCACGTCGAGGAATTCGGCCGGACCCTCGGCGAGGAACTGCTCGAACCCACCCGGATCTACGCCAAGGATTGCCTGGCCCTCGTCGCGGAGACCGATATCCGGACATTCGCCCACGTCACCGGTGGTGGACTGGCCGCCAACCTGAGCCGGGTGATGCCGGCCGGGCTGGTTGCCGAGCTGGATCGGCGGACCTGGACCCCGGCGCCCGTCTTCGCCCTGCTCTCGCACCGCGGCCGGATCGAGCGGGCGGAGATGGAGCGGACGTTCAACATGGGCGTCGGAATGGTCGCCGTCGTCGCGCCCGAGGATGCGGATCGCGCACTTGCCGTCCTGACTGCTCGGCATGTCGAATGCTGGACGCTCGGCAGCGTGCGAAAAGCGACCGGCGACGAGCGCGCGGTGCTGGTCGGGGACCACCCGCGGTTCTGA
- a CDS encoding SDR family oxidoreductase, producing MTSTNTSPSGLRVAITGAGRGIGLATARAFHRQGATVIIGDLDLDVATEAAASIGPDVVAVALDVADHASFAAFLAAATADGPLDVLVNNAGIMPIGHFLDLSPETHRKAVEVNVVGCLNGMHLALPDMLARGRGHIVNVASTAGKTPVPGGLSYCGTKAAVIALTETARVEYAGSGVEFTCVMPHFTNTELIAGTTSTRLMPVVEPDDVAAAIVDAVRDPQPDVFVPKLIGPMLGTMPLLGRTLRDFLSRKLGAYDSFLDIDQSARAGYNRRIDGDPS from the coding sequence ATGACCAGCACGAACACCTCACCGAGCGGCCTTCGCGTCGCCATCACCGGCGCCGGCCGCGGCATCGGACTCGCCACCGCCCGAGCATTCCACCGACAGGGTGCGACCGTGATCATCGGCGACCTCGATCTCGACGTCGCCACCGAGGCCGCCGCCTCGATCGGGCCCGACGTGGTCGCCGTCGCGCTGGACGTCGCCGACCACGCCTCGTTCGCCGCGTTCCTGGCGGCCGCGACCGCGGACGGGCCGCTCGACGTGCTGGTCAACAATGCCGGCATCATGCCGATCGGGCATTTCCTCGACCTGTCCCCCGAGACCCACCGCAAGGCGGTGGAGGTCAACGTCGTCGGCTGCCTCAACGGCATGCACCTGGCGCTGCCCGACATGCTCGCCCGCGGCCGGGGCCACATCGTGAACGTCGCCTCGACCGCCGGCAAGACTCCGGTGCCCGGGGGGCTCAGCTACTGCGGTACCAAGGCCGCGGTGATCGCGCTGACCGAGACAGCCCGGGTCGAGTATGCCGGTTCCGGCGTCGAATTCACCTGCGTGATGCCACATTTCACCAACACCGAGCTGATCGCCGGCACCACCTCGACCCGGTTGATGCCGGTCGTCGAGCCCGACGACGTCGCCGCCGCGATCGTCGACGCCGTCCGCGATCCACAGCCGGACGTGTTCGTCCCCAAGCTGATCGGGCCGATGCTCGGCACCATGCCGTTGCTCGGGCGCACGCTGCGCGACTTCCTCAGCCGCAAGCTCGGTGCCTACGACTCGTTCCTCGACATCGACCAGTCGGCTCGCGCCGGGTACAACCGCCGGATCGACGGCGATCCGAGCTGA
- a CDS encoding YgfZ/GcvT domain-containing protein gives MRVSAPPSPLLATAGAVPGPDDTPDSTVAWHYGDPLGEQRTAEHDVGLVDRSHRSVLTITGAERLTWLHTLISQHVADLADGQSAESLLLDANGRVEQHFVLTELAGTSWLDTEAETGPALLDYLRKMVFWADAQPAAADYAVLTLLGPRAATVLAAVGLDPLPAASYAAVSLADGFVRRMPWPTAHAYDLIVPRARLAEWWQRLIAAGARPVGSWAFAALRVTALRPRLGSDTDDRTIPHEVGWIGAAAQGGAVHLDKGCYRGQETVARVHNLGKPPRRLVLLHLDGSADERPEPGTPVVAGGRAVGRLGTVVDHYELGPIALALVKRSIDPTTALTAGPAAVAIDPDSVSAEELPQAGRAAVDRLRGTGR, from the coding sequence GTGCGCGTTTCCGCCCCGCCCAGCCCGCTGCTCGCCACCGCCGGGGCGGTTCCGGGCCCGGACGACACCCCGGATTCGACCGTGGCCTGGCACTACGGCGATCCGCTGGGGGAGCAACGAACGGCCGAACACGACGTCGGGCTGGTCGATCGATCGCATCGATCGGTCCTGACGATCACCGGCGCCGAACGGCTGACCTGGCTGCACACCCTGATCAGTCAGCACGTCGCCGATCTGGCCGACGGGCAGTCGGCGGAGAGCCTGCTGCTCGACGCGAACGGCCGGGTCGAGCAGCATTTCGTCCTCACCGAACTGGCCGGCACCAGCTGGCTCGACACCGAGGCCGAGACCGGGCCGGCCCTGCTGGACTACCTGCGCAAGATGGTCTTCTGGGCCGACGCCCAGCCCGCGGCGGCCGACTACGCCGTACTGACCCTGCTCGGCCCGCGGGCGGCGACCGTGCTCGCGGCCGTCGGGCTCGACCCGCTGCCGGCGGCGAGCTACGCAGCAGTCTCGCTTGCCGACGGATTCGTCCGCCGGATGCCGTGGCCCACCGCACACGCCTACGATCTGATCGTTCCGCGGGCCCGGCTCGCCGAATGGTGGCAGCGACTGATCGCCGCCGGCGCGCGGCCGGTCGGCAGCTGGGCATTCGCCGCCTTGCGGGTGACGGCGCTGCGGCCGCGGCTGGGCAGTGACACCGACGACCGAACGATCCCACACGAGGTCGGCTGGATCGGCGCCGCCGCACAGGGGGGCGCGGTGCATCTGGACAAGGGGTGCTATCGCGGCCAGGAAACGGTCGCCCGCGTGCATAACCTCGGCAAACCGCCGCGCCGGCTGGTGCTCCTGCATCTCGACGGATCGGCCGACGAACGGCCCGAGCCGGGCACGCCGGTCGTCGCCGGGGGGCGGGCGGTCGGCCGCCTCGGCACGGTGGTCGATCATTACGAACTGGGCCCGATTGCGCTGGCCCTGGTGAAGCGCTCGATCGACCCGACAACGGCGCTCACCGCCGGCCCGGCCGCGGTCGCGATCGACCCGGATTCGGTATCGGCCGAAGAACTACCCCAAGCCGGCCGGGCTGCGGTCGATCGGTTGCGCGGCACCGGTCGATGA
- a CDS encoding aldehyde dehydrogenase family protein — protein MTDHPTTATATRATEAIPDTVRRLRATYATGRTRSARWRQDQLSALERMLREREADFAAALATDLGRPATDAWLADLAPVAAEARHARKHLDGWMRRKRVRVPLSAMPATAWYQPEPLGVVLIIGPWNYPVFLALAPLVGALAAGNCAVVKPSEQTPTVSAVLADLVPRYLDPDAVAVVEGAAAETQDLLAQGLDHAFFTGGPEIGKAVMIGAAAQLTPVTLELGGKSPVLVTANADVTTAARRVAWTKTLNSGQTCVAPDYVLVDRTVADEFCAELNRALDTFLADRPSLLPLVHSRHARRIAGLIDGSGGRIVRGGAVDIDNRSAELTVVLDPDLDSALMREEIFGPVLPVLVVDSLDDAIDHVGRGPKPLAVYLFSDRRDEQEQVLTRLANGGTVINHLMFQVLVTDLPFGGVGNSGMGTYHGKWGFDTFSHRKSVVRKPSRPDPDILYPPYTTIKKWLLRRVF, from the coding sequence ATGACCGACCACCCGACCACCGCAACCGCCACCCGGGCCACCGAGGCGATCCCGGACACCGTGCGCCGGCTCCGCGCCACCTACGCCACCGGGCGAACGCGATCCGCCCGGTGGCGCCAGGATCAGCTATCCGCACTGGAGCGGATGCTGCGCGAGCGCGAGGCGGACTTCGCCGCCGCGCTGGCCACCGATCTCGGCCGGCCGGCCACCGACGCCTGGTTGGCCGACCTGGCCCCGGTCGCCGCCGAAGCCCGCCACGCGCGAAAGCACCTGGACGGCTGGATGCGGCGTAAGCGGGTGCGGGTACCGCTGTCGGCGATGCCGGCCACCGCGTGGTATCAGCCCGAACCGCTCGGCGTCGTCCTGATCATCGGCCCCTGGAACTACCCGGTGTTCCTGGCCCTCGCGCCGCTGGTCGGCGCGCTGGCCGCCGGCAACTGCGCAGTCGTGAAACCGTCCGAACAGACGCCGACGGTGTCGGCCGTTCTGGCCGACCTGGTGCCCCGGTATCTCGACCCGGACGCGGTCGCGGTGGTCGAAGGCGCTGCGGCGGAGACCCAGGACCTGCTGGCCCAGGGCCTGGACCACGCGTTCTTCACCGGCGGACCGGAGATCGGCAAGGCCGTGATGATCGGGGCGGCCGCGCAGCTGACCCCGGTGACGCTCGAGCTCGGCGGCAAGAGCCCGGTACTGGTGACCGCGAACGCCGACGTCACGACCGCCGCCCGCCGGGTCGCCTGGACGAAGACGCTCAACTCGGGCCAGACCTGTGTCGCGCCGGACTACGTCCTCGTCGACCGCACGGTCGCGGACGAGTTCTGCGCCGAGCTGAATCGAGCGCTGGATACGTTTCTCGCCGACCGCCCGAGCCTGCTCCCGCTGGTGCACAGCCGGCACGCCCGGCGGATCGCCGGCCTGATCGACGGATCGGGCGGCCGGATCGTCCGCGGCGGCGCGGTGGACATCGACAACCGATCGGCCGAGCTCACCGTGGTGCTCGATCCCGACCTGGACTCCGCACTGATGCGCGAGGAGATCTTCGGCCCGGTCCTGCCGGTGCTCGTCGTCGATTCGCTCGACGACGCGATCGACCACGTCGGCCGCGGACCCAAACCGCTGGCGGTGTACCTGTTCTCCGACCGGCGCGACGAGCAGGAGCAGGTGCTGACCCGGCTTGCCAACGGCGGCACGGTGATCAACCACCTGATGTTCCAGGTACTGGTGACCGATCTACCGTTCGGCGGCGTCGGCAACTCCGGCATGGGTACGTACCACGGCAAGTGGGGATTCGACACGTTCAGCCACCGCAAGTCCGTGGTACGCAAACCGAGCCGGCCCGACCCGGACATCCTGTACCCGCCCTACACCACGATCAAGAAGTGGCTGCTCCGCCGGGTCTTCTGA
- a CDS encoding wax ester/triacylglycerol synthase family O-acyltransferase gives MTTERPIPIDRLSPIDAAFLHVEDRSNRMQLAGMLIFDADPPGFAEFREAIVRSLPLLPHFRQWVRPGTLALRRPSWVDDADFDVDYHLHHVALPAPGGPAEIAGMIDDLTAQPLDLQRSPWELTLVEGLAGGGFALALKVHHCMVDGLSIMDIFAVLCSPDPHYRHPEPAPWTPTPAPALWKRRAARPRRSAAGTPLDALRRLPRAARLAGRAPVTRFNSGPSSAVRRTEYLTVPLSVIHDIRRAHGTTVNNAVLATVTGALQRYLSRHDELVDELYAFVPVNRRADAERGTHGNRIAMTYPALPVGELEPNRRVEAVLAAVDAAARSRQAEDTAALADLTRYTPQPVAAAINRAMQLRSRIFNLTVTNVPGPPIPVYFLGRQLSLILGATPLTRKHALTVAVLSYKGNMTFSVTTDPRRVPDLDDLMTDFRSELDLLHALAGGPVADPSTVPTTRSTP, from the coding sequence GTGACCACCGAACGACCGATCCCGATCGACCGGCTGAGCCCGATCGACGCCGCGTTTCTGCACGTCGAAGACCGGTCCAACCGGATGCAGCTGGCCGGCATGTTGATCTTCGATGCCGATCCGCCCGGCTTCGCCGAGTTCCGCGAGGCCATCGTCCGCAGCCTGCCGCTACTCCCGCACTTTCGGCAGTGGGTGCGGCCCGGCACGCTCGCGCTGCGGCGGCCGAGCTGGGTCGACGACGCCGATTTCGACGTCGACTACCACCTGCATCACGTCGCGTTGCCGGCCCCGGGCGGACCCGCCGAGATCGCCGGCATGATCGACGACCTGACCGCGCAGCCGCTGGATCTGCAACGGTCCCCGTGGGAGCTGACCCTGGTCGAGGGCCTGGCCGGCGGTGGCTTCGCCCTCGCGCTCAAGGTGCATCACTGCATGGTCGACGGGCTGTCGATCATGGACATCTTTGCCGTGCTGTGCTCACCCGATCCGCACTATCGACATCCCGAACCGGCACCGTGGACGCCGACGCCGGCTCCGGCGCTGTGGAAACGCCGCGCCGCGCGTCCGCGTCGGTCCGCGGCCGGCACCCCGCTCGACGCGCTGCGCCGACTCCCCCGCGCGGCCCGACTGGCCGGCCGCGCACCGGTGACCCGGTTCAATTCCGGACCGTCGAGCGCGGTCCGGCGTACCGAGTACCTGACGGTGCCGCTCTCGGTGATCCACGACATCCGCCGCGCGCACGGCACCACCGTGAACAACGCCGTGCTGGCCACGGTCACCGGCGCACTGCAGCGATACCTGTCGCGGCACGACGAACTCGTCGACGAGTTGTACGCCTTCGTACCGGTCAACCGCCGGGCCGATGCGGAGCGGGGCACCCACGGCAACCGGATCGCGATGACGTATCCGGCGCTCCCGGTCGGTGAGCTGGAGCCGAATCGGCGGGTCGAGGCGGTCCTGGCCGCGGTCGACGCGGCCGCCCGGAGCCGACAGGCCGAGGACACCGCTGCCCTGGCCGACCTGACCCGATATACCCCTCAACCGGTCGCCGCGGCGATCAACCGGGCGATGCAGCTGCGCAGCCGGATCTTCAATCTGACCGTCACCAACGTGCCCGGGCCACCGATTCCGGTGTACTTCCTGGGCCGGCAACTGAGCTTGATCCTCGGCGCCACCCCGTTGACCCGAAAACACGCACTCACCGTCGCCGTACTCAGTTACAAAGGCAACATGACCTTCTCGGTGACCACCGACCCGCGGCGGGTTCCCGATCTCGACGACCTGATGACCGACTTCCGATCCGAGCTGGACCTGCTGCACGCCCTCGCCGGCGGTCCGGTCGCCGACCCATCGACCGTCCCCACCACCCGGAGCACGCCATGA
- a CDS encoding NAD-dependent formate dehydrogenase, whose amino-acid sequence MAKILVVLYPDPVDGYPPRYARKSIPVITHYPDGQQVPQPDAVDFTPGELLGSVSGALGLRKWLDGRGDQLVVTSDKDGPDSEFERELPDADVVISQPFWPAYLDAERIEKAKKLKLAITAGIGSDHVDLNAAIAHGITVAEVTYSNSISVAEHTVMLILDLVRNFVPAHEWVTAKRGWNIADSVSWSYDLEGMDVGIYAAGRIGQAVARRLRPFDVNLYYTDKRRLSPEQETELGLTWVPDAPSLARQVDVLTIHAPLTNETQHLFDATLIDTMRPGSYIVNTARAEIMVRDAVVAALDSGQLAGYAGDVWYPQPPAPDHPWRTMPHNAMTPHISGTSLSAQARYAAGTREILEDFLEDRPIPDVYLIVEGGKLAGTGSQSYTTSGGDAGSPGSTGA is encoded by the coding sequence ATGGCGAAGATTCTGGTGGTCCTGTATCCGGATCCGGTGGACGGTTATCCACCGCGCTACGCGCGCAAGAGTATTCCGGTCATCACTCATTACCCCGACGGGCAGCAGGTACCGCAGCCCGACGCCGTCGATTTCACCCCGGGTGAGCTGTTGGGCAGTGTTTCCGGTGCGCTCGGCCTGCGGAAATGGCTCGACGGCCGCGGCGATCAGCTGGTGGTCACCAGCGACAAGGACGGGCCGGACTCCGAGTTCGAGCGCGAACTCCCGGACGCGGACGTCGTTATCTCGCAGCCGTTCTGGCCGGCCTATCTGGACGCGGAACGGATCGAGAAGGCCAAGAAGCTGAAGTTGGCGATCACCGCCGGAATCGGGTCCGACCACGTGGACCTCAACGCGGCGATCGCCCACGGCATCACCGTCGCCGAGGTGACGTACAGCAACTCGATCAGCGTTGCCGAACACACGGTGATGCTGATTCTCGACCTGGTACGGAACTTCGTTCCGGCGCACGAGTGGGTGACGGCCAAGCGCGGCTGGAACATCGCCGACAGCGTCTCCTGGTCCTACGACCTGGAGGGAATGGACGTCGGCATCTACGCGGCCGGCCGGATCGGCCAGGCGGTAGCGCGACGCCTGCGCCCCTTCGACGTCAACCTGTACTACACCGACAAGCGGCGGCTGAGCCCGGAGCAGGAGACCGAACTCGGACTGACCTGGGTGCCCGATGCGCCGTCGCTCGCCCGCCAGGTCGATGTACTTACCATCCATGCGCCGCTGACCAACGAGACGCAGCACCTGTTCGATGCGACCTTGATCGACACGATGCGGCCCGGTTCCTACATCGTGAATACGGCACGAGCCGAGATCATGGTGCGCGACGCGGTGGTCGCCGCGCTGGATTCGGGGCAGCTGGCGGGTTATGCCGGCGATGTGTGGTACCCGCAGCCGCCGGCACCGGATCATCCGTGGCGGACCATGCCGCACAACGCGATGACGCCGCACATCTCCGGTACGTCCCTGTCCGCGCAGGCGCGGTACGCGGCGGGCACCCGGGAGATTCTGGAGGATTTCCTCGAGGACCGGCCGATCCCCGACGTCTATCTGATCGTCGAAGGGGGAAAGCTGGCCGGTACCGGCAGCCAGTCCTACACCACCAGTGGGGGTGACGCGGGCAGCCCCGGCAGCACCGGGGCCTGA